One genomic window of Halorubrum hochsteinianum includes the following:
- a CDS encoding DUF7385 family protein: protein MADFDVHDHRHELKQLRDAGATSLWENREEMACPVCDDVFSRLFVTEQTGTTFPENDGARFCLLRDDDAVFLFRH from the coding sequence ATGGCCGACTTCGACGTTCACGACCACCGCCACGAACTGAAACAGCTCCGCGACGCGGGCGCGACGAGCCTCTGGGAGAACCGCGAGGAGATGGCCTGTCCGGTGTGCGACGACGTCTTCTCGCGGCTGTTTGTCACCGAGCAGACCGGAACAACGTTCCCCGAGAACGACGGCGCGCGGTTCTGCCTGCTGCGCGACGACGACGCCGTGTTCCTGTTCAGACACTAA
- a CDS encoding MATE family efflux transporter produces the protein MSDEPPVDPDGPSDGPDDPSTAPDEHAHADGPDDPDQPDGPGDGSPGGPDGPVDGESITEGSLLRPLFRLAWPIVVIQLLQVTYNIVDTLYLGRLSAEAVGAISLAFPLIFLLIAVAGGFTTAGAILVAQYTGADGDGSAGLVAGQTIFTVSVLSVFIGIAGYFYTRPALEILPSDADTAATVIPLAADYMEVIFAGIPLMFGFFVFSALMRGYGDTRTPMAVMFISVLLNVLPDPFFIFGFDGNPLFEWLAAVPGLAALDPVAVEAMLLSATGVTGIGIQGAALATILSRGVATAIGLWVLFGTDYGPDVTFGHLVPDLDFIRDIFRLGLPSSVEQTTSALAMITLTAMIVTFSPPVVAAYGLGNRLISLVFLPAMGLGRAIDTMVGQNLGANRADRAGKAVKFAATTGAGVMFLVAVVAVAFTEPIVGAFLGDVPDAPATIEYAVEYVRIRSVEFAFIGVSQVILGAFRGAGNTKTAMVISILTLWVGRVASVAYLVFVAGWGETGVWVGMALGNVLGAVVGVAWFARGTWTERYIDDPDPGVDPVGDD, from the coding sequence GTGAGCGACGAGCCTCCGGTCGATCCGGACGGCCCCTCCGACGGGCCGGACGACCCCTCCACCGCCCCGGACGAACACGCCCACGCCGACGGGCCGGACGACCCCGACCAGCCCGACGGGCCCGGCGACGGTTCCCCCGGCGGACCGGACGGGCCGGTCGACGGGGAGTCGATCACCGAAGGAAGCCTCCTCAGACCGCTGTTCCGACTGGCGTGGCCGATCGTCGTCATCCAGCTGTTACAGGTGACGTACAACATCGTCGACACGCTCTACCTCGGCCGGCTCTCGGCGGAAGCGGTCGGCGCGATCAGCCTCGCGTTCCCCCTCATCTTCCTGTTGATCGCGGTCGCCGGCGGGTTCACCACCGCGGGCGCGATCCTCGTCGCGCAGTACACCGGTGCCGACGGCGACGGCTCGGCCGGACTGGTCGCGGGACAGACGATCTTCACCGTCTCGGTTCTGTCCGTGTTCATCGGTATCGCGGGCTACTTCTACACCCGTCCCGCCCTGGAGATCCTCCCGAGCGACGCGGACACCGCGGCGACGGTGATCCCGCTCGCGGCCGACTACATGGAGGTCATCTTCGCCGGCATCCCCCTGATGTTCGGCTTCTTCGTCTTCTCGGCGCTGATGCGCGGCTACGGCGACACCCGGACGCCGATGGCCGTGATGTTCATCTCCGTCCTCCTGAACGTCCTCCCCGACCCGTTCTTCATCTTCGGGTTCGACGGGAATCCGCTGTTCGAGTGGCTCGCGGCGGTGCCGGGTCTCGCCGCGCTCGATCCGGTCGCGGTGGAGGCGATGTTGCTCTCGGCGACGGGGGTCACCGGGATCGGCATTCAGGGCGCTGCGCTCGCGACGATCCTCTCTCGCGGCGTCGCGACCGCCATCGGGCTCTGGGTCCTGTTCGGGACCGACTACGGCCCCGACGTGACGTTCGGCCACCTCGTTCCGGACCTCGACTTCATCCGGGACATCTTCCGACTCGGCCTTCCCTCCAGCGTCGAGCAGACGACGAGCGCGCTCGCGATGATCACGCTCACGGCGATGATCGTCACCTTCTCGCCGCCTGTCGTCGCCGCCTACGGGCTGGGGAACCGCCTCATCTCGCTCGTGTTCCTGCCCGCGATGGGACTGGGGCGCGCCATCGACACGATGGTCGGACAGAACCTCGGCGCGAACCGCGCCGACCGCGCGGGCAAGGCGGTGAAGTTCGCCGCCACGACCGGCGCGGGCGTGATGTTCCTCGTCGCGGTCGTCGCCGTGGCGTTCACCGAACCGATCGTGGGGGCGTTCCTCGGCGACGTGCCGGACGCGCCGGCGACGATCGAGTACGCGGTCGAGTACGTCCGGATCCGCTCGGTCGAGTTCGCGTTTATTGGCGTCTCGCAGGTAATCCTCGGCGCGTTCCGCGGCGCGGGCAACACGAAGACCGCGATGGTCATCTCGATCCTCACCCTCTGGGTGGGCCGGGTCGCCAGCGTGGCGTACCTCGTCTTCGTGGCCGGGTGGGGCGAGACGGGCGTCTGGGTCGGCATGGCGCTCGGGAACGTCCTCGGCGCGGTCGTCGGAGTCGCGTGGTTCGCGCGGGGCACGTGGACCGAGCGGTACATCGACGACCCGGATCCCGGTGTCGACCCCGTGGGCGACGACTGA
- a CDS encoding mechanosensitive ion channel family protein translates to MVPPEVAAVPGVVSRLVAIGERLVAIGERLAALPGTSLLTVLAAVAVGVVVANFLVRLIGRPVARRVSRQSVAQTIIRGVRVGTIGLALLVGLDAVGFRFSDLLLGTAVFSAVIGIILAPLVGNFINGVFILADQPFEIGDMVELEDGTTGFVEDITIRYTKIFTLDNTFLVVPNGTMRERDVTNLSAEDERTRRSIDVLVTYESDIPEARRRIERAARDCEAVIDGGPDIRIGVARYMAGPDCRLHEFGDNGILLRLRYWVKKPYKLAKVQSDVNTRIRERLGDPEADVTMAYPHRHLVFDDTSGVARVNADADRAAATDSGSATAAAHDTPGDAPASDSGADSPDGGLTAADSTEDDRDDRPSGGGRR, encoded by the coding sequence ATGGTACCTCCGGAGGTGGCGGCGGTCCCGGGGGTCGTCTCGCGACTCGTCGCGATCGGTGAGCGGCTCGTCGCGATCGGTGAGCGGCTCGCGGCCCTCCCGGGGACGAGTCTGCTGACCGTGCTCGCGGCCGTCGCGGTCGGCGTCGTCGTCGCCAACTTCCTCGTGCGGCTGATCGGTCGCCCCGTGGCGCGCCGCGTGTCGCGACAGAGCGTCGCGCAGACGATCATCCGCGGCGTCCGTGTGGGGACTATCGGTCTCGCCCTGTTGGTCGGACTCGACGCCGTCGGGTTCCGGTTCTCGGACCTCCTCTTGGGGACGGCGGTGTTCTCCGCGGTCATCGGTATCATCCTCGCGCCGCTGGTGGGGAACTTCATCAACGGCGTGTTCATCCTCGCGGACCAGCCGTTCGAGATCGGCGACATGGTGGAGTTGGAGGACGGGACGACCGGGTTCGTCGAGGACATCACGATCCGGTACACGAAGATCTTCACCCTCGACAACACCTTCCTCGTCGTCCCGAACGGGACGATGCGCGAGCGGGACGTGACGAACCTCTCCGCGGAGGACGAGCGCACCCGGCGGTCGATCGACGTGCTCGTCACCTACGAGAGCGACATCCCGGAGGCCCGCCGCCGCATCGAGCGCGCGGCGCGCGACTGCGAGGCCGTCATCGACGGCGGCCCCGACATCCGCATCGGCGTGGCCCGGTACATGGCGGGGCCCGACTGCCGGCTCCACGAGTTCGGCGACAACGGGATCTTACTTCGACTCCGGTACTGGGTGAAGAAGCCCTACAAGCTGGCGAAGGTCCAGTCGGACGTGAACACGCGCATCCGCGAGCGGCTCGGCGACCCGGAGGCGGACGTCACGATGGCGTACCCGCACCGCCACCTCGTCTTCGACGACACCTCCGGCGTCGCCCGCGTGAACGCCGATGCGGACCGGGCCGCGGCGACGGACTCCGGATCGGCCACGGCCGCCGCCCACGACACCCCGGGCGACGCTCCCGCATCGGACTCCGGGGCGGACTCCCCGGACGGCGGGTTAACCGCCGCCGATTCGACCGAAGACGACCGCGACGACCGCCCCAGCGGCGGCGGGAGACGCTGA
- a CDS encoding proteasome assembly chaperone family protein, which produces MSRPPADPTTPRFSVEHDSKPGNTVIAGFSSFGLAGLTAVDYLVDDLDLAETGHVRIDGLPSIAPFTKGTPRHPIRLYSAPDLDITLLVAEQFVPPAPGGLLADALLDWAAANGVSEIAVLAGVPVAHGPDAHRTFHVATEDYRAARLGDGADVPAMESGFLDGTNAGLLERGLDSSLGVGVFVTPVHAQAPDVDAAVRLVDTANAVYDLGVDAAPLEAFAEEIRRHYEDLAERIEEREPEGSYDRMYM; this is translated from the coding sequence ATGTCGCGACCGCCCGCGGATCCGACGACACCGAGGTTCAGCGTCGAACACGACTCGAAGCCGGGAAACACGGTGATAGCCGGGTTCTCGTCGTTCGGGCTGGCTGGGCTGACCGCCGTCGACTACCTGGTCGACGACCTCGACCTGGCGGAGACCGGCCACGTCCGGATCGACGGGCTCCCGTCGATCGCGCCGTTCACCAAGGGAACCCCCCGCCACCCGATCCGGCTGTACTCCGCCCCGGACCTCGACATCACCCTGTTGGTCGCCGAGCAGTTCGTTCCCCCCGCCCCCGGTGGACTGCTTGCGGATGCGCTCCTCGACTGGGCGGCGGCGAACGGCGTCTCCGAGATCGCGGTGCTGGCGGGCGTCCCGGTGGCCCACGGTCCCGACGCCCACCGGACGTTCCACGTCGCCACCGAGGACTACCGCGCCGCGCGGCTCGGGGACGGAGCCGACGTGCCCGCGATGGAGTCCGGGTTCCTCGACGGGACGAACGCCGGCCTGCTCGAACGCGGGCTGGACTCGTCGCTCGGCGTCGGCGTGTTCGTCACGCCGGTCCACGCGCAGGCCCCCGACGTCGACGCCGCGGTGCGGCTCGTCGACACCGCGAACGCGGTGTACGACCTCGGCGTCGACGCGGCCCCGCTTGAGGCGTTCGCCGAGGAGATCCGCCGCCACTACGAGGACCTCGCCGAGCGGATCGAAGAGCGGGAGCCGGAGGGGAGCTACGACCGCATGTACATGTGA
- the trmB gene encoding HTH-type sugar sensing transcriptional regulator TrmB — protein MTDDLRDTLDRVGDRFNLGEYEIDAYLAVMEHGELTASDIADRTDIPQPRVYDTVRSLSDRGLVELRESRPMKIVAVDPEDAFGDLRSSFAEMVDELEARYTAPTRETEAVSLVKSRSTILRYLEEVIANAEYELAVSLTPGLLRRFRDELAAKVAAGVSVELLVTPAANAPDPTEFDYLEVATIARARRGITTPVLAVGDGEYSVYATQDALRDDRERYGVIFNRSALGFLVSGFFGTVLWTTAETLAADGAERPFPRRYASIRRAVKDVREFDGEEFYATVEGRDTETGADVTVSGKVVDVAFVDTEEVASLVVDTGDGRVEIGGRVAALEDVEGQEIVIGRGEPPAI, from the coding sequence ATGACGGATGACCTTCGGGACACGCTCGACCGGGTCGGGGACCGGTTCAACCTCGGGGAGTACGAGATCGACGCGTACCTCGCGGTGATGGAACACGGGGAACTGACGGCGAGCGACATCGCCGACCGCACGGACATCCCGCAACCGCGCGTGTACGACACGGTCCGGAGCCTGTCGGACCGCGGGCTGGTCGAACTGCGCGAGTCGCGGCCGATGAAGATCGTCGCCGTCGACCCGGAGGACGCCTTCGGCGACCTGCGCTCGTCGTTCGCGGAGATGGTGGACGAACTGGAGGCGCGCTACACCGCGCCGACCCGCGAGACGGAGGCGGTGTCGCTCGTGAAGTCGCGGTCGACGATCCTCCGGTACCTCGAAGAGGTCATCGCGAACGCGGAGTACGAGCTGGCGGTGTCGCTCACGCCCGGGCTCCTCCGGCGGTTCCGCGACGAGCTCGCCGCGAAGGTCGCCGCGGGCGTCAGCGTCGAACTGCTCGTCACGCCCGCCGCCAACGCGCCCGACCCGACCGAGTTCGACTACCTGGAGGTCGCGACCATCGCCCGCGCCCGCCGGGGGATCACCACGCCCGTCCTCGCGGTCGGCGACGGCGAGTACTCCGTGTACGCGACCCAAGACGCCCTGCGGGACGACCGCGAGCGCTACGGCGTCATCTTCAACCGCTCCGCGCTCGGCTTCCTCGTCTCCGGCTTCTTCGGGACCGTCCTGTGGACGACCGCGGAGACGCTCGCCGCCGACGGCGCGGAGCGTCCCTTCCCGCGCCGCTACGCCTCGATCCGCCGCGCGGTCAAGGACGTCCGCGAGTTCGACGGCGAGGAGTTCTACGCCACCGTCGAGGGGCGCGACACCGAGACGGGGGCCGACGTGACCGTCAGCGGCAAGGTCGTCGACGTCGCGTTCGTCGACACCGAGGAGGTGGCGTCGCTGGTCGTCGACACCGGAGACGGCCGCGTCGAGATCGGCGGCCGCGTCGCCGCCCTCGAGGACGTCGAGGGACAGGAGATCGTGATCGGCCGCGGCGAGCCGCCGGCGATCTGA
- a CDS encoding universal stress protein encodes MTLVVVPVRFPPSSHSAATLREAARVAEERGADLTVLHVDLYQRSGGVSRSDLKRAVEERIGRLDRARYVVRRGFLVEETILEEVVAEGADVVVIGSKQAGRWRRMVQKLLSDPDIDSFLRGELDCTVITVDADGETTTTEAGGDDAAPLPDDADGD; translated from the coding sequence ATGACGCTCGTCGTGGTCCCGGTCCGATTCCCCCCGTCGTCGCACTCGGCGGCGACGCTCCGCGAGGCGGCCCGCGTCGCCGAGGAGCGCGGTGCCGACCTCACGGTCCTCCACGTGGACTTGTACCAGCGCTCGGGCGGCGTCTCCCGCAGCGACCTCAAGCGCGCCGTCGAGGAGCGGATCGGCCGGCTCGACCGCGCGCGCTACGTCGTCCGCCGCGGCTTCCTCGTCGAGGAGACGATACTGGAGGAGGTCGTCGCCGAGGGGGCCGACGTCGTCGTCATCGGCTCGAAACAGGCGGGCCGCTGGCGGCGGATGGTCCAGAAGCTCCTCTCGGACCCGGACATCGACTCGTTCCTCCGCGGCGAGTTGGACTGTACCGTGATCACCGTCGACGCCGACGGCGAGACCACGACCACCGAGGCGGGCGGGGACGACGCAGCGCCGCTCCCGGACGACGCGGACGGCGACTGA
- a CDS encoding DJ-1/PfpI family protein, whose protein sequence is MNVDILLYDGFDELDGIGPYEVFDYALDYAAEGDADAETGDDASDERAGRVRYVALDDREQVTASHGTRVGVDGTLPDPEADDAPDLLVVPGGGWTARDAEASAWAEAQKGDVPRALAAHHEAGTRIASVCTGSMLLAEAGVTDGRRAVTHASAVEELRESGAAVVDARVVDDGDLLTAGGVTSGLDLALYVVEREFGEAVADRVATVIEYERRYAVAE, encoded by the coding sequence GTGAACGTCGATATTCTGCTGTACGACGGGTTCGACGAACTGGACGGGATCGGCCCGTACGAGGTGTTCGACTACGCGCTCGACTACGCCGCCGAGGGCGATGCCGACGCCGAAACGGGCGATGACGCGAGCGACGAGCGCGCCGGGCGCGTCCGGTACGTCGCGCTCGACGACCGTGAGCAGGTGACCGCGAGCCACGGGACCCGCGTGGGCGTGGACGGGACCCTACCCGACCCGGAGGCCGACGACGCGCCCGATCTGCTGGTCGTCCCCGGCGGCGGGTGGACCGCGCGAGACGCGGAGGCGAGCGCGTGGGCGGAGGCGCAGAAGGGCGACGTGCCGCGCGCGCTCGCCGCACACCACGAGGCCGGCACGCGGATCGCCTCGGTGTGTACCGGGTCGATGCTGCTCGCCGAGGCGGGCGTCACCGACGGCCGCCGCGCCGTCACCCACGCCTCGGCGGTCGAGGAACTCCGCGAGTCCGGCGCGGCGGTCGTCGACGCGCGCGTCGTCGACGACGGCGACCTACTCACCGCGGGCGGCGTCACCTCCGGACTCGACCTGGCGCTGTACGTCGTCGAGCGGGAGTTCGGGGAGGCGGTCGCCGACCGGGTCGCGACCGTCATCGAGTACGAGCGGCGGTACGCGGTCGCGGAGTAG
- a CDS encoding SCO family protein: MKRRTLLAGVGTAAAGSVAGCTSRLFGDGPDGVALDPQEDQIADSEDLAYPAYGQPLPSFELPAPLADGASDGDALAGGTFDSDELDRTALVTGVFTFCPAECSILLRQWVTVQRRVADAGLTDDVYFLPITFDPERDDAAALRDNAESIGADLDAGNWIYLRPETPERASAVVEDKLGIGFERTTDSDRLPGYDFTHIVVTTLVNPDGVVERAYRGERLDPDRVAADVERVVAAFADE; encoded by the coding sequence ATGAAGCGCCGAACGCTACTCGCCGGCGTCGGAACGGCCGCGGCCGGCTCCGTCGCGGGCTGTACCTCGCGTCTGTTCGGCGATGGCCCGGACGGCGTCGCGCTCGACCCGCAGGAGGACCAGATCGCAGACAGCGAGGACCTCGCGTACCCCGCGTACGGGCAGCCGCTGCCGTCGTTCGAGCTGCCGGCCCCGCTCGCCGACGGGGCGTCCGACGGTGACGCGCTCGCGGGCGGGACGTTCGACAGCGACGAACTCGACCGGACCGCCCTCGTGACCGGCGTGTTCACGTTCTGTCCCGCGGAGTGTTCGATCCTGCTCCGGCAGTGGGTGACGGTCCAGCGCCGCGTCGCGGACGCCGGACTGACCGACGACGTGTACTTCCTCCCGATCACGTTCGATCCGGAACGCGACGACGCGGCCGCGCTCCGCGACAACGCCGAGTCGATCGGCGCTGACCTCGACGCCGGCAACTGGATCTACCTCCGGCCCGAGACGCCCGAGCGCGCGAGTGCCGTCGTCGAAGACAAACTGGGCATCGGGTTCGAGCGGACGACCGACAGCGACCGACTCCCGGGGTACGACTTCACGCATATCGTCGTGACAACGCTCGTCAACCCCGACGGCGTCGTCGAGCGGGCTTACCGCGGCGAACGGCTCGACCCGGACCGTGTCGCCGCGGACGTCGAGCGGGTCGTGGCCGCCTTCGCCGACGAGTGA
- a CDS encoding sulfite exporter TauE/SafE family protein, which yields MYAASVGTLRSLLATADPATCEPSGSLYAADSLGIGVFFLVGLLGGAHCLGMCGPLVTTYADRMRSAEPDGRGGRDDLTVRQVRQHALFNLGRATSYAVLGGLFGLAGSVAFVTGRTVTTLAADVHALTGIAVGGVIVAIGVRYALRLEFESVPIPGFERATTAVSDRIVARVDAWVGDWRILGLGGAHGFLPCPLLYPAFLYAFVQGSALGGAVALGVLGLGTVPALLLFGTVFQSMRLETRLRLHRVLGVAFVALGYIPLQHGLVTLGVPLPHPPIPYYAPF from the coding sequence ATGTACGCTGCCAGCGTCGGGACGCTCCGCTCGCTCCTCGCCACCGCCGACCCGGCGACCTGCGAGCCGAGCGGCTCCCTGTACGCGGCCGACTCGCTAGGGATCGGCGTCTTCTTCCTCGTCGGGCTGCTCGGCGGGGCCCACTGTCTCGGCATGTGCGGGCCGCTCGTCACCACCTACGCCGACCGGATGCGGTCCGCGGAGCCCGACGGACGCGGCGGGCGCGACGACCTCACCGTGCGGCAGGTCCGCCAGCACGCGCTGTTCAACCTCGGCCGAGCGACGAGCTACGCGGTCCTCGGGGGGCTCTTCGGCCTCGCGGGGAGCGTCGCGTTCGTCACCGGGCGAACGGTCACGACCCTCGCGGCCGACGTCCACGCGCTCACCGGGATCGCGGTCGGCGGGGTGATTGTCGCCATCGGCGTGCGCTACGCGCTCAGACTGGAGTTCGAGTCCGTCCCGATCCCGGGCTTCGAACGGGCGACGACGGCGGTGAGCGACCGGATCGTCGCCCGCGTCGACGCGTGGGTCGGCGACTGGCGCATCCTCGGACTGGGTGGGGCCCACGGGTTCCTTCCGTGCCCGCTCCTCTACCCCGCGTTCCTGTACGCGTTCGTTCAGGGCAGCGCGCTCGGCGGTGCCGTCGCGCTGGGCGTTCTCGGCCTCGGGACGGTGCCGGCGCTGCTGCTTTTCGGCACGGTCTTCCAGTCGATGCGACTCGAAACGCGGCTCCGTCTCCACCGCGTCCTCGGCGTCGCGTTCGTCGCGCTCGGGTACATCCCGCTTCAGCACGGGCTCGTGACGCTCGGCGTCCCGCTGCCGCACCCGCCGATCCCGTACTACGCGCCGTTCTGA
- a CDS encoding winged helix-turn-helix transcriptional regulator, which translates to MSDTRSRIRRHVRDTPGVHFNRIGRDLDIATGQAQYHLRRLVRDGELAVERIGGRAHYFDPTVDQWDRRTLAFLRRETAREIVVRLHADGPTRPAALADELDLAKSTVSWHVSTLADHGIVEKSPDRPMTVSLTRPDRTAALLDEVSPSLPDRLVDRFVRTVDSLFDAEG; encoded by the coding sequence ATGTCGGACACCAGATCCCGGATCCGACGCCACGTCCGAGACACCCCCGGCGTCCACTTCAACCGGATCGGCCGCGACCTCGACATCGCGACCGGACAGGCGCAGTACCACCTCCGCCGGCTCGTCCGCGACGGCGAGCTGGCGGTCGAGCGGATCGGCGGGCGCGCTCACTACTTCGATCCGACGGTGGACCAGTGGGACCGCCGGACCCTCGCGTTCCTCAGGCGTGAGACGGCCCGGGAGATCGTCGTCCGCCTCCACGCGGACGGCCCGACCCGACCGGCGGCGCTCGCGGACGAACTCGACCTCGCGAAGAGCACGGTGTCGTGGCACGTCTCGACGCTCGCCGACCACGGGATCGTCGAGAAGTCGCCGGACAGACCCATGACCGTCTCCCTGACCCGCCCCGACCGGACGGCCGCGCTCCTCGACGAGGTGTCGCCGTCGCTGCCCGACCGGCTCGTCGACCGCTTCGTCCGCACCGTTGACTCGCTCTTCGACGCCGAGGGGTGA
- a CDS encoding DUF7471 family protein → MTQSLTGSLPALAGWSVEGSIPILAIVIVAGLGTATLFAVSLAAYRRRRRAQYRLISLAVGALLARSVVGAGTVLGVVPMPAHHLIAHGLDFLIAALVLYAVYAHAPGAIGDDTVSD, encoded by the coding sequence GTGACGCAGTCGCTCACGGGGTCGCTCCCGGCGCTCGCCGGATGGTCGGTCGAGGGGTCGATCCCGATCTTGGCGATCGTCATCGTCGCCGGGCTCGGAACGGCCACCCTCTTCGCCGTCAGCCTCGCCGCGTACCGCCGCCGCCGCCGGGCGCAGTACCGACTGATCTCCCTCGCGGTCGGTGCGCTCCTCGCCCGGTCGGTCGTGGGTGCCGGCACGGTCCTCGGCGTCGTACCGATGCCGGCCCACCACCTCATCGCGCACGGTCTGGACTTCCTGATCGCCGCGCTCGTCCTCTACGCCGTGTACGCCCACGCGCCCGGAGCGATCGGTGACGACACCGTCTCCGACTGA
- a CDS encoding ABC transporter ATP-binding protein has translation MSDRTLATLDGVTRAYGGVPVLDGVSLSVGAGVTAVVGPNGSGKSTLLGLLAGAVEPTAGAVRYAEGGPRSRSERCVGYLPQRVPFRDGFTARETLGFYAALVGGDPGGALADVGLGDAAEKRVEELSGGMRRLLGIAQATLGDPAVVVLDEPTSGLDPEMRERAFRAAARAGDDAAVVVSSHDLDLVDAHADAVVVLRRGRVAAVGARDRLLDEHGVDDVAGLYRAVAGRSDDRAPAAAEGEGGRSGGEAGDPDDGSVHVPGVSDR, from the coding sequence GTGAGCGACCGCACGCTCGCGACGCTCGACGGGGTCACGCGCGCATACGGCGGCGTCCCCGTCCTCGACGGCGTCTCGCTGTCCGTCGGAGCGGGCGTCACCGCCGTCGTCGGCCCCAACGGCTCCGGCAAGTCGACGCTGCTCGGCCTCCTCGCGGGCGCGGTCGAGCCCACCGCGGGAGCGGTCCGGTACGCGGAGGGGGGGCCGCGCTCCCGGTCCGAGAGGTGCGTCGGCTACCTCCCGCAGCGGGTTCCGTTCCGGGACGGGTTCACCGCCCGAGAGACGCTCGGGTTCTACGCGGCGCTCGTCGGCGGCGACCCGGGCGGGGCGCTGGCGGACGTCGGCCTCGGCGACGCGGCCGAAAAGCGCGTAGAGGAACTTTCCGGCGGAATGCGACGGCTGCTCGGAATCGCGCAGGCGACGCTCGGCGACCCGGCTGTCGTCGTCCTCGACGAGCCGACCAGCGGGCTCGACCCCGAGATGCGCGAGCGGGCCTTCCGGGCGGCGGCCCGCGCGGGCGACGACGCGGCCGTCGTCGTCAGTTCGCACGACCTCGACCTCGTCGACGCCCACGCGGACGCCGTCGTCGTCCTCCGGCGCGGCCGGGTCGCCGCGGTGGGGGCCCGCGACCGCCTCCTCGACGAACACGGGGTCGACGACGTCGCCGGGCTGTACCGCGCGGTCGCGGGGCGATCCGACGACCGTGCGCCGGCAGCCGCCGAGGGGGAGGGCGGGCGGTCGGGCGGCGAGGCGGGCGACCCGGACGACGGCTCTGTTCACGTCCCGGGGGTGTCGGACCGATGA